One genomic region from Spirulina subsalsa PCC 9445 encodes:
- a CDS encoding WD40 repeat domain-containing protein — protein sequence MPRHSPQPRFYDAVLGGDSPAPRGSLVLGGLEGVRRRLESPLEDVRRAALVEAMKYGETGISWVIGALQDPSERVQWSAYLLLRERAEMSTYLLQQERADLKVMLALRSYNPWSLFHALHTLEGHSHAVSSLALSPDGKTLVSGSHDKTIKIWDATTGILKRSLEGHSEWVDSVVISPNGQTLISGSVDRSIILWDLKTGNLLRMITGHNNFVKSLAISPNGQTLVSGGIDGMIKVWDFNKNQFNYAIKGHSNIINTVSLSPDNQWLASGGSDGTIQVWKFRTGEHHGTFKGHLSAVKSIRFSGDSRTLISCGADKIIVGWDVKTGKTKYWLPGHSDEVNDLCISRDGKTVISGSADQKINVWNLRRKTLQHSFSGHSDSVISVILSPDEKRIFSGSKDGTIKIWGVL from the coding sequence ATGCCTAGACATTCCCCACAACCCAGATTTTACGATGCCGTCCTTGGTGGAGACTCCCCAGCACCGAGAGGGAGTCTAGTTTTAGGGGGTTTAGAAGGAGTTAGACGGCGCTTAGAAAGCCCCCTAGAAGATGTACGACGGGCGGCTTTGGTCGAAGCGATGAAATATGGGGAAACGGGAATTTCTTGGGTCATTGGGGCCCTGCAAGACCCCTCAGAACGGGTTCAATGGTCTGCCTATCTCCTCCTACGAGAACGGGCGGAAATGTCTACCTATCTCCTACAACAAGAACGGGCAGATTTAAAGGTGATGTTAGCCTTACGTTCTTATAATCCTTGGTCTTTATTTCACGCTTTACACACCCTCGAAGGCCATAGTCACGCGGTGAGTTCTTTGGCCTTAAGTCCTGACGGGAAAACCCTAGTCAGTGGTAGTCATGACAAAACGATCAAAATTTGGGATGCCACCACCGGAATCCTCAAACGCAGCTTAGAAGGTCATTCGGAATGGGTGGATAGTGTGGTGATTAGCCCCAACGGACAAACCTTAATTAGTGGGAGTGTAGACCGTTCTATTATCCTCTGGGATTTAAAAACCGGGAATCTCTTACGCATGATCACGGGACATAATAATTTTGTCAAATCGTTAGCCATTAGTCCCAATGGACAAACCTTAGTCAGTGGCGGCATTGATGGCATGATTAAGGTGTGGGATTTTAATAAAAATCAGTTTAATTATGCCATTAAGGGACATTCTAATATTATCAACACAGTGAGTTTAAGTCCTGATAATCAATGGCTAGCCAGTGGGGGATCTGATGGAACGATTCAGGTCTGGAAATTTAGAACGGGCGAGCATCACGGCACGTTTAAAGGTCATTTGAGCGCGGTTAAATCGATTCGGTTTAGTGGGGATAGTCGGACGTTAATCAGTTGTGGCGCGGATAAAATAATTGTGGGCTGGGATGTAAAAACTGGGAAAACTAAATATTGGCTACCCGGACATTCTGACGAGGTGAATGATTTGTGCATCAGTCGGGATGGAAAAACGGTGATTAGTGGCAGTGCTGACCAAAAAATTAATGTCTGGAATTTACGAAGAAAAACCCTACAACATAGTTTTTCTGGACATTCTGATTCCGTAATTTCCGTAATTCTTAGCCCAGATGAAAAAAGAATTTTCAGTGGAAGTAAGGATGGAACAATTAAAATCTGGGGTGTACTATAG
- the msrP gene encoding protein-methionine-sulfoxide reductase catalytic subunit MsrP codes for MSFFVHPPSWQLSESIVTSETVYQNRRRFLKTLIGAGIGASLLPLSACKSSASQQSELAMTYNLPALEKLTKNPDFAEVDRPITDQSLASSYNNFYEFGGNKSIWSAAQALPTNPWTVEVGGLVKNPRTYDLDDLKRKFPLEERIYRFRCVEAWSMVLPWVGFPMKALLAEVEPTSSAKFIRFTSFYDPNITKGPGFHLGTLPWPYTESLRLDEMANELAFFAVGIYGKELPKQHGAPIRAVLPWKYGFKGAKSIVKVEFVAEQPGTYWNTLVPNEYDFEANVNPSKPHPRWSQATEKFISSGPNLSWEVRATLPYNGYGVYVARLYS; via the coding sequence ATGAGCTTTTTTGTCCATCCCCCCAGTTGGCAATTATCAGAATCTATTGTCACCTCTGAAACCGTTTATCAAAACCGCCGTCGTTTCTTAAAAACCCTAATTGGGGCGGGAATTGGTGCGTCCTTGCTTCCCCTAAGTGCTTGTAAAAGTTCGGCCTCCCAACAGTCTGAACTGGCTATGACCTACAATTTACCTGCCCTAGAGAAGTTGACAAAAAATCCAGATTTTGCTGAGGTAGATCGACCGATTACTGACCAAAGTTTAGCCAGTAGTTACAATAATTTCTATGAGTTTGGGGGAAATAAAAGCATTTGGTCGGCTGCCCAAGCCTTACCGACGAATCCTTGGACGGTGGAAGTGGGAGGATTGGTTAAAAATCCTCGCACCTACGATTTAGATGATTTAAAACGCAAATTTCCTTTAGAAGAACGGATTTATCGCTTTCGCTGTGTGGAAGCTTGGTCAATGGTGTTACCTTGGGTCGGGTTTCCTATGAAGGCCTTGCTGGCGGAAGTTGAACCAACATCTAGCGCGAAATTTATTCGCTTTACCTCTTTTTATGACCCCAATATTACCAAGGGGCCAGGGTTTCATTTAGGAACATTGCCTTGGCCTTATACGGAGAGTTTACGCCTTGATGAGATGGCTAATGAGTTGGCCTTTTTTGCTGTGGGAATTTATGGGAAGGAGTTACCGAAACAACACGGCGCACCGATTCGGGCGGTTTTGCCTTGGAAGTATGGTTTTAAGGGGGCGAAGTCTATTGTTAAGGTGGAGTTTGTGGCGGAACAACCGGGGACCTATTGGAATACATTGGTGCCGAATGAGTATGATTTTGAGGCGAATGTCAACCCTAGCAAACCCCATCCTCGTTGGTCCCAAGCGACGGAAAAGTTTATTAGTTCAGGGCCTAATTTAAGTTGGGAGGTACGGGCAACGTTGCCTTATAACGGCTATGGAGTCTATGTAGCGCGTCTTTATTCTTGA
- a CDS encoding ABC-F family ATP-binding cassette domain-containing protein → MSIVTLQDIKKDFGIKEILRTASFSIDSNDKIGLIGVNGSGKSTLLKMIAGLEPLDGGQRLVKSGARIIYLPQQPDVDENRTVLDQVFADSTEQMALVREYEDLSHHIAQAQGEELNRLMSQLTAVSEKMEAAGAWEVETRAKIILTKLGIEDFDRRVGELSGGYRKRIALATALLAEPDLLLMDEPTNHLDAESVEWLQDYLSQYRGALLLVTHDRYFLDRVTNRILEVDRGDLYTYSGNYSYYLEKKALAQESEVSSQRKHLGVLRRELEWLKRGPKARSTKQKARIDRIEEMQNREFKEVQGKVEIDTPGRRIGKKVIELKGIEKSFDGRVFIRDFSYEFNPDDRIGIIGGNGAGKSTLMNLITGRIEPDGGTIEVGKTIHFGYFDQHSEDLLAALNENQRVIDYIQDIGSYVRTADGGQISASQMLERFLFPGSQQYAPIFKLSGGEKRRLFLLSVLMEAPNVLILDEPTNDLDVQTLGVLEEYLEDFNGCVIVVSHDRYFLDRTVNRIFALEGEGRIEQYPGNYSLYLEYKQRRTVAEPPATTPSKQKGEKPRSSGSSPRRLSNYQRRELAELEEKIPQLEAKRGEIESTLYEHPPSGYTKLQELSEELARLNEAIDQATERWLELAELE, encoded by the coding sequence ATGAGTATTGTCACCCTGCAAGACATTAAAAAAGACTTTGGCATTAAAGAGATTCTGCGCACGGCGAGTTTTAGTATTGACTCTAACGATAAAATAGGCTTGATTGGGGTCAATGGGTCAGGAAAATCCACCCTCTTAAAAATGATTGCTGGCCTAGAACCCCTTGATGGGGGGCAACGGTTGGTTAAATCGGGGGCGAGAATTATTTATCTACCCCAACAGCCCGATGTTGATGAAAACCGCACGGTTTTGGATCAAGTTTTTGCCGACAGTACAGAACAAATGGCCTTAGTGCGAGAATATGAAGACCTTTCCCATCATATCGCTCAGGCTCAAGGGGAGGAGTTAAATCGCCTGATGTCCCAATTAACGGCCGTCTCGGAGAAAATGGAAGCGGCCGGGGCGTGGGAGGTGGAAACGCGGGCTAAAATTATCCTGACTAAATTGGGGATTGAGGATTTTGATCGGCGGGTGGGGGAGTTATCGGGAGGGTATCGCAAGCGGATTGCCTTGGCCACAGCACTGTTAGCGGAACCGGATTTGTTGCTAATGGATGAACCAACCAACCATTTAGATGCGGAGTCGGTGGAGTGGTTACAGGACTATTTGAGTCAATATCGAGGTGCTTTGTTGTTAGTCACCCACGACCGCTATTTTTTAGACCGGGTGACGAATCGTATTTTAGAGGTGGATCGGGGGGATCTTTATACTTATAGTGGCAATTATTCCTATTATTTGGAGAAAAAGGCCTTGGCCCAGGAGTCTGAGGTCAGCAGTCAACGGAAACATTTAGGGGTGTTGCGGCGGGAGTTGGAATGGTTGAAGCGGGGGCCGAAAGCGAGGAGTACCAAGCAAAAGGCGCGCATTGACCGCATTGAGGAGATGCAGAATCGGGAGTTTAAGGAGGTTCAAGGCAAGGTAGAAATTGATACTCCGGGGCGACGCATTGGCAAGAAGGTAATTGAACTGAAGGGGATTGAGAAGAGTTTCGACGGGCGGGTATTCATTCGAGATTTTAGTTATGAGTTTAACCCCGATGACCGGATTGGGATTATTGGGGGCAATGGGGCGGGAAAATCAACGCTGATGAATTTAATCACCGGGCGCATTGAACCGGATGGGGGGACGATTGAGGTGGGGAAAACCATTCATTTTGGCTATTTTGACCAACATTCGGAGGATTTGCTGGCGGCGCTGAATGAGAATCAACGGGTGATTGATTATATTCAGGATATTGGCAGTTATGTAAGGACGGCGGATGGGGGTCAAATTAGTGCCTCCCAAATGTTAGAGCGGTTTTTGTTTCCGGGGAGTCAACAGTATGCACCGATTTTTAAGTTGTCGGGGGGGGAAAAACGGCGTTTGTTTTTGTTGTCGGTGTTGATGGAAGCGCCTAATGTGTTGATTTTAGATGAACCGACCAATGATTTGGATGTGCAAACCTTGGGGGTGTTGGAGGAGTATTTAGAGGATTTTAATGGTTGTGTGATTGTGGTGTCTCATGATCGGTATTTTTTAGACCGGACGGTGAACAGGATTTTTGCGTTGGAGGGGGAGGGGCGGATTGAGCAATATCCGGGCAATTATTCCCTGTATTTGGAGTATAAACAGAGGCGCACGGTTGCTGAACCTCCGGCGACGACTCCGAGTAAACAGAAGGGGGAAAAACCCCGGTCTAGTGGAAGTTCTCCCCGTCGTCTGTCGAATTATCAGCGTCGGGAGTTGGCGGAGTTGGAGGAGAAAATTCCCCAACTGGAGGCGAAACGAGGGGAGATTGAATCGACGCTGTATGAGCATCCCCCGAGTGGTTATACCAAGTTACAGGAGTTATCGGAGGAGTTGGCGCGGTTGAATGAGGCGATTGATCAGGCTACGGAACGTTGGTTAGAGTTGGCGGAATTGGAGTAG
- a CDS encoding glycosyltransferase family 4 protein has translation MRILVLSWEFPPRIVGGIARHVAELYPELVKLGHDIHLITVEFGDAPRFELVEGIKVHRIPVAPGNDFFHWVVNMNESMGVYGGKLIQDLGRFELIHAHDWLVGDAAIALKHRFKVPLVATIHATEHGRYNGIHNETHHYIHGKEYILAHNAWRIIVCTHYMEQEIQRIFHSPRDKINVIYNGIRPEKKRRDPRFDHMRFRRQFAADQEKIVYYLGRMSHEKGISVLLDAAPLLLGALGDRIKFVIIGGGNTSHLQHQAKTLGIWEKCYFTGFMSDSDLDKFQTIADCAVFPSLYEPFGIVALESFAARVPVVVSDTCGLPEVVQHGHTGIVTQTNNPHSLCQGILQILRNPDYARELVDNAYNDLFLRFDWTMLAQQTETVYQSVVTERAQIHWS, from the coding sequence ATGAGGATTCTAGTTCTAAGCTGGGAATTTCCTCCTCGCATTGTGGGGGGAATTGCACGCCACGTCGCCGAATTATATCCAGAATTGGTGAAACTGGGTCATGATATTCACCTGATTACCGTGGAATTTGGCGATGCTCCTCGCTTTGAACTGGTGGAAGGGATTAAGGTTCATCGTATCCCGGTGGCCCCAGGAAATGATTTTTTCCATTGGGTGGTGAATATGAATGAGAGTATGGGGGTTTATGGGGGGAAATTGATCCAAGATTTGGGACGCTTTGAACTAATTCATGCTCATGATTGGTTGGTGGGGGATGCGGCGATCGCACTCAAACACCGTTTTAAGGTTCCCCTCGTTGCTACCATCCACGCCACAGAACACGGCCGCTATAATGGCATTCATAACGAAACCCACCACTATATCCACGGCAAAGAGTACATCCTCGCCCATAATGCTTGGCGGATTATTGTCTGCACCCACTATATGGAACAAGAAATCCAACGTATTTTTCACAGTCCGAGGGATAAAATCAACGTGATCTACAATGGCATCCGTCCAGAAAAAAAGCGACGAGATCCCCGCTTTGACCACATGAGATTCCGTCGTCAGTTTGCGGCGGATCAGGAGAAAATCGTCTATTATCTCGGTCGCATGAGCCACGAAAAGGGGATTTCTGTGTTGTTGGATGCCGCCCCTCTCTTGCTGGGGGCATTAGGCGATCGCATAAAATTTGTCATCATCGGCGGCGGCAATACCTCCCATCTCCAACACCAAGCCAAAACCCTTGGCATTTGGGAGAAATGCTACTTTACCGGATTTATGTCCGACTCCGACCTTGACAAATTTCAAACCATTGCCGACTGTGCCGTTTTCCCCAGTCTCTACGAACCCTTTGGCATTGTCGCCTTAGAAAGCTTTGCCGCCCGAGTGCCTGTAGTGGTATCGGATACCTGTGGACTGCCGGAAGTGGTGCAACATGGCCATACAGGCATCGTCACCCAAACCAATAACCCCCATTCCCTCTGCCAAGGCATTCTGCAAATCTTGAGAAACCCGGATTATGCTCGGGAATTGGTGGATAATGCTTACAACGATTTATTCTTACGCTTTGACTGGACGATGTTGGCTCAACAAACAGAAACTGTTTATCAGTCTGTTGTCACAGAACGCGCCCAAATCCATTGGTCCTAG
- a CDS encoding EAL domain-containing protein, which produces MKARREVQLGTMLWHHPWSRFVGGSLAVVGVWVLQMLGAIAPLDHWVYHRLFHLRGERPWDNRVVIIAIDSVSHEGFTQKSWSRSPYIQLLRQLAPSQPHAIVFNLLLLQETAEDGELAAAMAASPPVVLGVSWGPNKQPLLPAPRLREQASTLGHLFYPTTSGGFVYQITPQMGDIPALSLSLTNIPALASLFPPQPSDYPSFWINWQGDIGKIPTYSFKGVLRGEIPPETFRDKIVLVGSTATGFDTVMTPFNLDNVGNGVHVQAAVINNLLQGNNLKVWGEGERGLFWGYGLLGMVLGGVLTGQSLRRFVSGVVGVSGVWVLLAVGVFYWDVLIPVVSPVLVIGTVSAIATLQGYWIKQAQSHYHQQYDALTGLPQRSLLIEQIQTHLAQIREDEQGHFALLFFDLNRLGEINAHQGYPAGDHLLQITTQRLKELLNHNGHAPCLLARMGGDEFAILYPQVTTPDPVLHLAQELENVLQQPLSLAGEGVYSNVSIGITFSWDVMTSPPSSPNTDLCQLLLRHGEIAMYQARVQGQSSYAVFNAYLHESAIALWQLETDLRHTLNSLSLNASLGLNQPSLEREFQLQYQPIVSLKTSKLQGFEALIRWHHPKRGLISPLEFIPLAEETGLIALLGRWVIYKACYQLRTWQYSFPNFKHLIITVNLSPIQLLQPDIVRQVQGILEETGVDSRRLKLEITESSLIANADHAIALLREFRELGVRLSLDDFGMGYSSLGRLQNLPLHTLKIDKSFVQDLTTSGDSTKIIQMILDLAHSFKMNVVAEGIETPEQLETLRGLNCDYGQGYFFAPPLTVAEVETLLTHPLPWQQIVS; this is translated from the coding sequence ATGAAGGCACGAAGGGAAGTACAACTCGGCACGATGTTATGGCATCACCCTTGGAGTCGTTTTGTGGGGGGGAGTTTGGCGGTGGTTGGGGTTTGGGTTTTGCAGATGTTAGGGGCGATCGCACCTCTAGATCATTGGGTCTATCATCGCCTGTTCCATCTGCGGGGAGAACGCCCTTGGGATAACCGAGTAGTAATTATTGCCATTGACTCGGTGAGTCATGAGGGGTTTACTCAAAAGTCTTGGTCCCGCTCCCCTTATATTCAACTCCTCCGGCAATTAGCCCCTTCCCAACCCCATGCTATTGTATTTAACCTGCTCCTGCTTCAGGAAACCGCCGAAGATGGGGAACTCGCGGCAGCAATGGCCGCCTCTCCTCCGGTGGTTTTGGGGGTGTCGTGGGGTCCGAATAAACAACCCCTGTTACCAGCACCCCGCTTGCGGGAACAGGCCAGCACCCTGGGTCATCTCTTCTACCCGACCACCAGTGGGGGCTTTGTCTATCAAATTACGCCGCAAATGGGGGATATTCCGGCTTTAAGCTTGAGTTTAACCAATATTCCCGCCCTCGCTTCCTTATTTCCCCCTCAGCCCTCAGATTACCCTTCATTTTGGATTAATTGGCAAGGGGATATCGGCAAGATTCCCACGTACTCTTTTAAGGGAGTGTTACGGGGTGAAATTCCCCCGGAAACCTTTCGAGACAAAATCGTGTTAGTCGGTTCTACAGCAACCGGATTTGACACAGTGATGACCCCTTTTAATCTGGATAATGTGGGCAATGGGGTTCATGTCCAAGCGGCCGTCATTAACAATCTGTTACAAGGGAATAATCTCAAGGTTTGGGGGGAAGGGGAAAGGGGTTTATTTTGGGGCTATGGATTACTGGGCATGGTATTGGGGGGTGTGCTAACTGGGCAAAGTCTGCGTCGCTTTGTGTCGGGGGTGGTGGGGGTGAGTGGGGTGTGGGTATTGTTGGCCGTGGGGGTGTTTTATTGGGACGTGTTAATCCCGGTGGTGTCTCCTGTTTTGGTCATCGGAACCGTCAGTGCGATCGCAACCCTACAAGGCTACTGGATCAAACAAGCCCAGAGCCACTATCATCAACAGTACGATGCCCTAACCGGACTGCCTCAACGTTCCCTTCTGATTGAACAAATCCAGACCCATCTTGCTCAGATTCGGGAGGATGAACAGGGACATTTTGCCCTGTTATTTTTCGATTTGAACCGTTTGGGTGAAATCAATGCCCATCAAGGATATCCCGCCGGGGATCACCTCCTGCAAATCACCACCCAACGGTTAAAAGAACTCCTCAATCATAATGGTCACGCCCCCTGTCTGTTAGCCCGCATGGGGGGCGATGAATTCGCCATTCTCTACCCACAAGTGACCACCCCCGATCCGGTTCTTCATCTAGCCCAAGAATTGGAAAATGTGCTACAACAACCCCTTTCTTTAGCCGGAGAAGGGGTCTATAGTAATGTGAGCATCGGGATTACCTTTTCTTGGGATGTCATGACCAGTCCCCCCTCCTCTCCTAATACCGACCTCTGCCAACTGTTGTTACGTCATGGGGAAATTGCTATGTATCAAGCCCGGGTGCAAGGTCAATCCTCTTACGCTGTCTTTAACGCTTATCTCCATGAAAGCGCGATCGCCCTCTGGCAACTAGAAACCGATCTCCGTCATACCCTCAATTCCCTCTCCCTCAATGCTTCCCTGGGTCTAAATCAACCCTCCTTAGAACGAGAATTTCAACTCCAGTATCAGCCCATTGTTTCCCTTAAAACAAGCAAACTGCAAGGATTTGAAGCCCTCATCCGGTGGCATCACCCTAAACGGGGTTTAATTTCTCCCCTAGAATTTATTCCCTTAGCCGAAGAAACCGGACTGATTGCCCTCTTAGGCCGTTGGGTCATTTATAAAGCGTGTTATCAACTGCGGACTTGGCAATATTCCTTCCCCAACTTTAAGCATTTAATCATCACCGTGAACCTCTCCCCCATTCAACTCCTACAACCGGATATTGTGCGGCAAGTCCAAGGAATTTTAGAGGAAACCGGGGTCGATAGTCGCCGTCTCAAGCTAGAGATTACCGAAAGTAGTTTAATCGCCAATGCGGATCATGCGATCGCCCTATTGCGAGAATTTCGAGAACTCGGAGTGCGTCTAAGTTTAGATGATTTTGGCATGGGTTACTCCTCCCTCGGCCGTTTACAAAACCTTCCCCTACACACCCTCAAAATTGACAAGTCCTTTGTCCAAGACCTGACAACCTCGGGAGACAGCACTAAAATTATCCAAATGATTCTAGATTTAGCCCACAGTTTCAAAATGAATGTCGTCGCTGAAGGCATTGAAACCCCCGAACAACTCGAAACCTTGCGA